From Halotia branconii CENA392, the proteins below share one genomic window:
- a CDS encoding GDP-L-fucose synthase family protein, whose amino-acid sequence MTALELTNKRILVTGGAGFLGRQVIDQLCKAGADSAKITVPRSRDCDIRVWENCQRAVDQQDIIIHLAAHVGGIGLNREKPAELFYDNLIMGTQLIHAAHQAGVEKFVCVGTICAYPKFTPVPFKEDDLWNGYPEETNAPYGIAKKALLVQLQSYRQQYGFNGIYLLPVNLYGPEDNFDTSSSHVIPALIRKVHEAQIQGVKQLPVWGDGSPTREFLYSEDAARGIVMGTQSYNDSEPVNLGTGEEISIRDLITLICELMEFDGEIVWETDKPNGQPRRCLDTQRAKQAFNFTAGVSFEQGLKNTIEWWRKNAASV is encoded by the coding sequence ATGACCGCCTTAGAACTAACAAATAAACGGATTCTCGTCACTGGTGGAGCAGGTTTCCTGGGTCGTCAGGTAATAGATCAACTGTGTAAAGCTGGGGCTGACAGTGCGAAGATTACAGTACCGCGATCGCGTGATTGTGATATCCGTGTTTGGGAAAATTGCCAGCGTGCAGTTGACCAGCAAGACATCATTATCCACTTAGCAGCTCATGTTGGTGGTATTGGTCTTAACCGCGAAAAACCAGCAGAGTTATTCTACGACAACTTGATCATGGGAACCCAGCTAATTCACGCTGCCCATCAAGCTGGAGTAGAAAAATTCGTTTGTGTTGGTACAATCTGCGCTTATCCCAAATTTACCCCAGTACCCTTCAAAGAAGATGACCTTTGGAATGGTTATCCAGAAGAAACTAACGCCCCTTACGGAATTGCCAAGAAAGCGCTGTTAGTCCAGTTACAATCTTATCGTCAGCAGTATGGTTTTAATGGTATTTATCTGTTGCCAGTAAATTTATACGGTCCTGAAGATAATTTTGATACTAGCAGTTCTCACGTAATTCCAGCGTTAATTCGCAAAGTTCACGAAGCACAAATTCAGGGAGTAAAACAACTTCCTGTCTGGGGTGATGGTAGCCCTACCCGCGAGTTTTTATATTCAGAAGATGCAGCGCGGGGGATTGTCATGGGTACTCAATCCTACAATGACTCTGAACCAGTTAACTTGGGAACAGGTGAGGAAATTTCTATTCGTGATTTAATTACCTTGATTTGTGAGCTGATGGAGTTTGATGGTGAAATTGTTTGGGAAACTGACAAGCCAAATGGTCAACCTCGTAGATGTTTAGATACTCAACGGGCTAAACAAGCTTTTAACTTTACTGCTGGGGTAAGCTTTGAGCAAGGGCTAA